A window from Phaenicophaeus curvirostris isolate KB17595 chromosome 13, BPBGC_Pcur_1.0, whole genome shotgun sequence encodes these proteins:
- the PSMD10 gene encoding 26S proteasome non-ATPase regulatory subunit 10 isoform X1 — MEGSVSDVGVCNLAYAGRLEELRGQLLRDRALATKADQDNRTALHWACSAGHTDVADLLLGLGVPVGDKDDAGWTPLHIASSAGRDEIVKALIAKGAHVNAVNQNGCTPLHYAASKNKQEIAVMLLENGADPDARDHFESTPLHRAAAKGNLKMVQILLQHNASVDIRDSEGNTPLHLACDEERVEEAKLLVSHGASIHIENKEELTPLKVAKGGLGAILKRMVEG; from the exons ATGGAGGGCTCGGTGTCAGACGTGGGGGTTTGCAACCTGGCCTATGCCGGGCGCCTGGAGGAGCTGCGGGGCCAGCTGCTGCGCGACAGGGCTCTGGCCACCAAGGCCGACCAG GACAACCGGACAGCGCTGCACTGGGCGTGCTCGGCCGGACACACCGACGTCGCCGACCTCCTCCTCGGCCTCGGCGTGCCCGTGGGCGACAAGGACGAT GCGGGCTGGACCCCCCTGCATATCGCGTCTTCAGCAGGCCGTGATGAAATTGTGAAAGCCCTCATAGCTAAGGGTGCTCATGTAAATGCCGTCAATCAGAACGGCTGTACGCCCCTGCATTATGCAGCCTCCAAAAATAAGCAGGAG ATTGCAGTTATGCTTTTAGAGAACGGAGCTGATCCAGATGCAAGAGATCATTTTGAATCCACCCCATTGCACAGAGCAGCAGCCAAAGGAAATCTAAAAATGGTGCAGATCCTTCTGCAGCACAACGCATCTGTTGATATACGGGACTCTGAAGGGAATACTCCTCt TCATTTAGCCTGCGATGAAGAGAGAGTGGAGGAGGCGAAGCTGCTGGTGTCTCATGGTGCAAGTATTCATATTGAGAATAAAGAAGAACTGACCCCTCTGAAAGTGGCAAAGGGTGGCCTGGGAGCCATACTGAAGAGAATGGTGGAAGGCTAG
- the PSMD10 gene encoding 26S proteasome non-ATPase regulatory subunit 10 isoform X2, with protein MEGSVSDVGVCNLAYAGRLEELRGQLLRDRALATKADQDNRTALHWACSAGHTDVADLLLGLGVPVGDKDDAGWTPLHIASSAGRDEIVKALIAKGAHVNAVNQNGCTPLHYAASKNKQEIAVMLLENGADPDARDHFESTPLHRAAAKGNLKMVQILLQHNASVDIRDSEGNTPLFSMDYVLLSFC; from the exons ATGGAGGGCTCGGTGTCAGACGTGGGGGTTTGCAACCTGGCCTATGCCGGGCGCCTGGAGGAGCTGCGGGGCCAGCTGCTGCGCGACAGGGCTCTGGCCACCAAGGCCGACCAG GACAACCGGACAGCGCTGCACTGGGCGTGCTCGGCCGGACACACCGACGTCGCCGACCTCCTCCTCGGCCTCGGCGTGCCCGTGGGCGACAAGGACGAT GCGGGCTGGACCCCCCTGCATATCGCGTCTTCAGCAGGCCGTGATGAAATTGTGAAAGCCCTCATAGCTAAGGGTGCTCATGTAAATGCCGTCAATCAGAACGGCTGTACGCCCCTGCATTATGCAGCCTCCAAAAATAAGCAGGAG ATTGCAGTTATGCTTTTAGAGAACGGAGCTGATCCAGATGCAAGAGATCATTTTGAATCCACCCCATTGCACAGAGCAGCAGCCAAAGGAAATCTAAAAATGGTGCAGATCCTTCTGCAGCACAACGCATCTGTTGATATACGGGACTCTGAAGGGAATACTCCTCt TTTCAGCATGGATTACGTGCTCCTGAGCTTTTGCTGA